The Bacteroidota bacterium genome includes the window TATTAACAGCAGCGTTGGAGCCATGCAGTTGATTAGTGAACTCAACCAACTTGATGTTACTCCCAATCCTGCCGGCTCTGAATTTACAATTGTGCTTCACAATTTAAAAACAGCTTCCACCATACGAATTACCGACATTAGTGGCAAACTTGTGTATCAATCAGAAGCGCTTCCTGTATCACTAAATAACGGATTGCAAATTCAAAACAACTTTGAGGACGGCTTATATTTTATTGAGGTACAAAACGAGAATCGTTCCTTATTTCAAAAAATTGTTCTGCATAAATAACTTGCTTTTTTGATTATTGTTTGCTTGTACAGCGGTTTGTTTAATCTTTATAAGAGGTAAAAAAGCGCCAGAATCTGCATTAATAGATGTTTGAGCTTGGAAAGAGAGTGTTGTGTTATGGCCTTCATTTTTTCTATTATTAGATCAATTAACATTTCAAAATAAGGCATATCTATGACCACAGAGCCTGTATTTCAAATCGATTTTCTAATTCTATACACTTATTATTGGAGACAAAAAAAGGCAGAACCGTGTGGTTCTGCCTTTTAAATTTAAAAACTCGTTGTGTTATTTGGCCAATACTGTGTTTACCACTGTTGGTTTTCCTGTTGCAGGAACTTCCCACAATACTCCAATTACTTTTAAGTTAGCCTTGTTCCAAGCACTGTTTAAAGCAATTGTAAAAGTGTTATCGAAACGCTTGTTGGCTTCAATAGCAGCTGTTGTGTTAATTTTAACACCTTTGTAAGTTGCTGCATTTCCTGCTCTTAATAGGTTTCTGTGTACATAGTTGGTGTTGGTGATTGTACCAGATGCTGTAGAAACCTTTTGAGAAGCAATAATTTTATCTTCAACAACATAAACAGCTAAATGGTATGCTTTACCTGCTGGTTGTGCTTGATAAAACAACACTTTGCTGCTAATATTCATATTGCTTCCGTCAATACTTTTTTGAAGGTTAATACCCGCAAGTACTGTTTGGTTAGCAAATGCATTTGCTTTGTTTTTTACAGAATTGTAGTTTGATGCAGTACTTGCAGCAACACCACCTCCTGCATAAAGACCTGTACCATTTACATAAAAGTCAGGAACTCCGGTTACTTGATAGTCGCTCATAAATGCTGCACTAAGGCTACTGTTCATAGATGCTGGTGAAGACGATTCATAAACTTTCATAGCGGTTATTACACTGTTCTCCATATAAAGGCAAGAGTCGAATGATGGTCCACCATAAGCACCGCAAGGAGGGCACCAGGTTTCAGAAAAGTCAAGTAGAATTGCACGGTTTTTTTGTTCAATGTATTGGCAGGTTCCATCGTCTTGTGTGGCATCTGCTTTATAATTTAAGCTGTTGGGGTCGGTACAGCCAAGTATTGGGTCTGCGACAACTATTTCGTTGTCAATCGTTTTCTTGCAACCAAGCACGGCGATTGAACCAATTGCTAAAAGAAGGATAATTTTTTTCATTGAGATTTCGGGTTTTAAATATTGTTAATTATTCAAAATAAAGCATTTGACTCGAATATTCAAAATTATTCGTCTTTTTTGATACGATTTCTTAAAACTACTTATTCCCTTAAACGGAGATTTGTTTACAGCAAATTTAGCCGGCTCATTAGTTCTTCCTTGTGGGAGTCGCCAATTGGTATGGGTTTTTTCTCGTGTTCAATAATGAGATAGGGTTGTTCTATGCTGATAATTTTGTCGATTCGTACAATAAACGAACGATGCACCCTTACAAACTCCTTTGCGGGTAATTTTGCTTCAATATCTTTCATTGTCGAATGTATTGTAAATCGCCCGTTTAGGGTATTTACAATTACGTAGTCTTTCAACGCTTCAACATAATAAACATCTTTGGTTTGTACCTTCAACAGCTTTGAGTTTGATTTAATAAAAAGCATGTTAGGTGTGTTGTCTTGCCCTTCAACCAACGAGTATAAAAAGTCCCTTTCCTTTTTCAAATCAATTGCCTTTTGATGTTTGTACAAGGCCATTTCTATGTTTGAATGCAGGTCTATTTCTTTAAATGGCTTAATAATATAGCCATATGGTTCTGATATTTTTGCCTTGCTTAATGTGCTTTCGTCAGCATATGCTGTTAAAAAAATAACCGGTATATTGCTTTTTTCATGTATGATATTTGCCGCATCAATCCCGCTCATTTCGCCCTTTAGCATAATGTCCATCAAAACAAGGTCTGGTTTTTTTTCCTCAGCAATTATTACTGCAGCCTCTCCACTACTTGCTGTTTCAATGACGTTGTAGCCCAGTTTTTTTAAGCTTTGTGCTATATCCTTAGCAACAATGCTCTCATCTTCAACAATCAATATATTAGTTTTTGACATCGCTGGTTTTTTTAATTATTCCTGACTTAAAAGTGACTGTAAATTTAGTACCTATTTTGTTCTCACAAAATATTTCCCCGTTTATTTGTTCAACCAAACTTGTAACGAGTTGTAAACCTAGCGAGTCTGAATTTCTGAAATCAAAATTCTCTGGTAGGCCCACCCCATTATCACTAACGGTTAAAAGTATTGCTGTTGGTGTTTCTTTTAAGCGCACCCAAACCTCTCCTTTACGGTTTTGAGGAAAAGCATACTTCAGGGCATTCGACACTAATTCGTTTACAATTAAACCACAAGGTATGGAAGTATCTAAATTTAGCAGAATGCTGTCAACGTCGTGTTTTAATTCAACCAGCCCGCTGTAAATTCGGTATGAGTGAATCAGGTTTTGTGTTAGGGTAATGATATACTCTGAAAAGTTTATGCTTGAGAATGCCGAAGTTTGATAAAGCGCCTCGTGTATAAACGACATCGACTTAATGCGATTTTGCAACTCGCGCATCATTTCGAGGGTGTATTTATCTTTGATGTAATTCGACTGCAGGTTAATAATGCTCGATATTACCTGCAGGTTGTTTTTCACCCTGTGGTGTACTTCTTTTAAAAGAACCTCCTTTTCCTGCAAGGATTCTTTCATTTGTTTTTCAGCCAACTTCTTTTCGGTGATGTCGTGTGCTATTCCCGATATTTCACCTATTTCGGTTTCGTTTTTATAAATAGGATTTAAAAATATTTCGCGAATTACCAGTTTGCCATTTTTGTCTATTAGCTGTGTTTCAAACTGCTGGGGAATCCCCTTAAAAGCCTCGTTGTATTTCTTGTCCCAAAACTCATGGTACTCGTCGGTTGCAAATTTTATCTTCGGTCCGTCCTTTATATCTGGAATTTGCGCTGAAACACCATACATACTATACAGGGCGTCGGAATAGTTTTTATTAAAAGAAGTGAGCGAAATGTTTTTATCAACCGACCAAATCAAGTGAGAACTACTATCAAATATTGCATTAATTTTTGCCGCCTGCTCATTGATTTTTTCTTGAATTTTTTTCTTTTCCGTAATATCTTCGCAAATGCTAATAACGTATTCGGGAGCACCATTGGCACTTGCCACAACCGACGTGGTAATGTTACAAAACACGGTATCTCCGTTCTTTTTAATATACTTTCTTTCTCCCCTATAATTACTCAAACTGCCATTAACTAAGTTTGCAAAAATTTGCTGCTTTTCCCCTTTTTCTTCATCTAAAGAAACATCAAAAACACTTTTGCGAACCAATTCTTCTTCGGTATATCCAAGCATTTCACACATGCGTTGATTCGCTTGTATATAAGTTCCTTTTAAATCAATTCGGGCTATACCCAAAAAGGCCTGATCGTATATTGAACGGTAGCGTTCTTCACTTAGACGCATTTTTTCTTCAGCCATTTTTTGCTCAGTAATGTCCCTAAAAATTCCACGAGAGGCTATTACCTGGCCATCTTTATTTCGCTTTGCGCTGATATTCCCATCCACAACAAGTACTTTGCCCGTGCGGGTTACAAACGAAAACTGCGTGCTTTCAACTTTTTCTCCCAAGAACACCTGCTTCATAGTCTTCTCACAGTGCTCCAAAGAGCCGGGATGTATAAACGCTACAATGTTTTTGTCGTTTACTTCTTGGTCTGAATATTCCAGCGCTTCTTTCCAAGCAGAGTTCACATATAAAATTTTTCCTTCCGAGCTTACACTTTGTATAAGCTCTGTGGTGTTTTCAAACAAATCGCGGTAAAGCTCTTCACTTTGTCGCAACTTTTCTTGTGCTTTGTGAACCTCAGTAACATCTCTCGAAACACCCACAAATCCTATAAGTTCACCCTCTTCGCTAAATATTTTAGACGCGGTTAAAAAGGAGGTAAAAAGTTCGCCACTTTTTTTCTTATTCAGAATTTCACCGGTAAACAATCCTATCGAATTAATCTGAAAGGTAACCTTATCATACTCTCCATTGTTTGCGTAAAGCATAGATACCGGCTTTCCTATTACCTCAAAGCTTGCAAAACCAAAAGTAATTTGTGCTGCATTGTTAAATTCGGTAATTAAACTGTTTTCGTCTGATGCAATTATCATGTCCAATGATGAATTGATAATGTTTTTAATATACTTTTCAGACTCCTGTAATTCCCTTTGTGCTTTAATGCGCTCTGCCACCTCTTTGTGCAATACCACATTGCTTTCTTCAACTATTTGTGCGCGCAAACGCTCTCGCTCAACCTGTTTCTTTTCCGAAAGATTATGAACCACCAGTTGCACCGCTGGTTTTCCTCTAAACTGTATGGGAATTGATTTTGCTTCTATTTCAAAACGTTTTCCCTTAATGTTAACAATTTCATATTCTTCAAAATCGGCAATGTTTCCTTCTTTTACCCTAGCCATGCGCTCCTTTACTGCTACGTGATATTCGGGTAGTAAAAAGTTAAAAAAGGTCTTTCCGTCAATTTCTGAAAGGTTAGAAATTCCTAACAATTCTAGCCCGGTAGGATTGGCAAATATTACTGTGCCATCAATGTGTATAAATACCCCGTCGGGAGAATTCTCGAATAGCATTTTATACCCAAGCTCACTTTCCTCAAGCTCTCTTTCAAGTTGTTTTCTTTCTGTTACATCTCGCGAAATACCCTCAACGGCAATCCATTCGCGTCGCTCATTAAAAATAAACTTTACTACTGTTTCTATCCAAATCTTTTCTCCATCCTTTCGGGTTAATCCCGCCAGTGTAGGCTTGTGCTGCAATTCATAAACAAGTCGACGTTCATTGTCGAAATCGTTGGCTATTTTTAAAATTGTTGCCGCTTCTTCCTCTCCTATTATTCTCAAAATCAATAGTGGGTCAGCGTAAAAATCTTGTGGTGTGTATCCTGTTTTATCGCTAACCACCGGACTCACATAAGAAAAATGGGGATGTGGTCCAAGCTCAAAACGAAACACTATATCGGCAGCATTTTCAGCCAGCATTCGAAAGCTCTCTTCGCTCTTTTTTAAACTTCGTTCTACCTGTTTTTTTTCGGTAATATCGTTTATTATGGAGAGGTTAAACTGCACATTGTTGACCAACATTTTTCCTCTACTCACCTCAACATCTACAATACTTCCATCCTTTTTAACATGTTTCCAAACTCCCGAGAAATACATGTTTGAAGTGGCTTCGCTTTCGGATTTGTTGCTTAAAAAATCTACTGTTTCTACCTTGTTTTCTTTGGGCCGAATATCTAACAACGACATGCTTAAAAACTCTTCTTTACTGTAGCCGTAGTGCAGAATTGCTGCTTTGTTAACATTCACAAACTTTAGCGATTTTCGCTCCGAAATCCACATTGGCAATGGATTGTTTTCAAAAAGTAGCCGGTATTGTTCCTCGCTTTCTCGCAATTTTGTTTCATTTTGAGTGCGCTCGGTAATGTCGCGAATAATCGCTTGAACAATTTCATCTTCATCGTACACAAACCCCGAAAGGCTCACCTCTGCATCAAATTGTTCGCCGTTGCTTTTGCTATATTTCCAATAAAAAAGTTGGGGTTCGCCGTTGAGTGCTAACTTTCTTTTTAACCAATTCCCATCCTTTGAGTTCGCACCGTCCGGCTGTGTTTCGGGTGATAAAATGCGCGGATCTTCTCCTAGTAGCTTTTCTTCAGAATAATTAAAGAGCTCTAAGAGTCGGTCATTCGTTTCTGAAATAATTCCATTTTTAACAATTAAAATAGCATCGTTGCTTTTTGAAAACAAGGAACGGTATTTCTCTTCTTCCAGCTTTTGTCTTTGCTCTTTAATTCGTCTGTTTATGAGCAACACAAAAACCGAAATCAATGTAATAACATTAAATACAAAGAGTACTATCAGCAATAGGTCGTCCATTATTTATCTTCTTCAGTTACAAGTTTAATTCCATCGATTTTTATTTCTGAATCGTTTTTGTAATTGATAATTGTCTCTAATACGCCGTCGTAGTTATAATATTTCCAATTGTCCTCTTTGCGACCAACAGCAAAGGTTCCTTCTTCACGCACCTTTCCGTTGTCGAAATAATAGCTGTGTTTTCCGTCAGGGTTGCCATCAATGTACTTTCCTTCAAAGGCAAGTTTTCCATTTAAAAAGTGAGTTTTCCACTCTCCGTCTTTTTGACCATTTTTATAGTTTCCCTCTTCGCGCACATCTCCGTCTTCGCTTTGCCATTTGCCCTCCTTTTCGCCGTCTACATATGCTCCTTGTGTGATAACTCGGCCACTGTCGTTGTATTCGGTCATGGTGCCTTCTTCCATCCCATTTATAAATGTTTCTTCCCTAAGCAAATTGCCACTTTCATAAAACCAAAGCCATTTACCGCTTGGCTTTGCGCCTTTTAAAAACTTACCTTTTTGTTCAACTTTTCCATTTTGATGATAAAAAACCCAGTCGCCATTCCTTCTTCCATCAATATATTCGCCTTCGGCTCTAAGTTCTCCACTAACATAAAACTCTTTCCACTTTCCTTGCTGGTAGCCCTTTTCGTCGTATATTCCCTCTCCAACTAATTCACCGTCTTTATAGACTTTGGAATTAATAATAGCCCCCTCTTCGCTGTAATATCGGGTTACTCCTTCAGCAACCCCGTCTTTAAAAGTTCCTGAAGATTTAAGTTTCCCGTTTTCAAAAAAATCGTTCCGAACATCCAGTTTCACTAGTTCGGCGACATTTTTTTTGAGGACTCCGTATTCGTACTTTTCTGTTTTAATTAAATTTCCATCAAGCCCATATTCTTTATAATAGCCATCAAGTTTGTCGTCGGTATACTTGCATTCGGTGTGCAATAGGTTGTTCGAATAAAATGTCTTCCAAATTCCTTGTTTGTTGCCGAACTTGTCTTTACGGTTTATTTTTTCTTCACGAGTTACATATCCATTTTTGTAAATAGTAATGGTTTGTATCAGGCTGTCTTTTGAGAATTCTCTCCCCTCTCCTTCTTCTTTTCCCTTGCTAAATGGAATTTCTTTGTGTTTGAATCCATCTTTAAAATAATAGGAAAGTCCCTCTTTCACATCGTTTTTGTATGCCTCCTCCGACAGTAATTTTTGCGTTTCTGATGAGTATGTTTTTTTAGTTCCGTTTTTCTTTCCGTCAAGATAATTAAATTCCGATACCAGTGCTCCTTCCTGTGAGTAAAACTTCCAAATGCTGTCTAACTGAAAGTTTTTTCTGTTTCCTTCCGATTTTAAAATCCCGTTTTCATAATAGGTCTTCCAATAGCCGTCGGGCTTGCCATTTAACATAGTTCCTTCGCTGGAAACTTTTCCGTTAGCGTGGTAAAATTTTGCCGGCCCGTTTTGCAAATTCTGCGCACCGTTTTCTTGTGCGTAGCACGCGGATTTTTTTTGAAAAATTAGGTTCCCCGTGCACACTATAAGACAGGATATGAACAGCTTATTAACTTGCATTTTCACCTTCCTATACTGATTCATACGCTTCATTTTTTTATTCTTCATTAATTACTATCCTATTAACAACTTGCTCCTACAATCCTAATTTTTCCGATATTTCTAACATTCTGTGAATAGATCCTTCGGCCTTTTTAATCAAGGTTTCATCCATATTTATTTCAGGCGTTTCATATTTTAAACAAGTATAAACTTTTTCAAGTGTGTTTAGTTTCATGTGTGGACAGTCGTTGCAAGCACAGGAATTATTGGGTGGAGCCGGAATAAAGGTCTTTTTTGGCGATGATTTTTGCATTTGATGAATTATTCCTGCTTCAGTTGCCACGATAAATTCTTGATGTGTTTGATTAATTGTGTACTTTAACAATGCAGTAGTACTACCAATAAAATCGGCAATTTCAAGTAATGATGCTTCACATTCGGGATGTGCAATTAATTTTGCTTCCGGATGAATAAGTTTTAATTTGAGAATTTTTTGAAGCGAAAAAATTTCATGAACCATACATGCACCATTCCATAGAAGCATGTTTCGGCCGGTTTTTTTATTGATATAATTTCCAAGATTTTTATCTGGAGCAAAAATAATTTTTTGACTTGTTGGTAAACTTTCAACAATTTGAACAGCATTGGTACTGGTGCAAACTATATCGGTTAGTGCTTTAATTTGTGCTGAACAATTTACATACGAAATCACCAAATGATCGGGATGCTGAGCCTTAAATTCCGAAAACGCTTCTGCCGTACAACTATCGGCTAAAGAGCAACCGGCTTTTAAATCGGGCAGCAAAACTTTTTTTGTGGGCGATAATATTTTTGCTGTTTCGGCCATAAAATGTACCCCTGCAAAAACTATAATAGCTGCTTTTGTTTTTGCTGCTTGTTGCGACAATCCTAAACTATCTCCAATATAATCTGCTATGTCTTGTATATCCGCATGTTGATAATAATGCGCTAAAATTACTGCGTTCTTTTCCTTTTTTAATTTCTCAATCTCAGCAAACAAATCCAAAGATACATCAACTTCTTTATCTAAAAATCCCTTTTTTATTACCTCTGCTGAATTCATAATATTAAACTATTTTTTAAAATTTAATTTTTTATTAATGTTATTAGCCTGTTAGTACTGTTATTATTTTTTTAAAGAAGTTGTTGTACTTATCACTTCTAAATTATTGCTAACATTTTTTTAACAGATTAACTGATTGATAATGTAGTATTGAGCTTATTTATACAGAATGTTAGTAACCTTTATTGCTAATAAATTTGTATACTTTTTAGTGTTAACCATTGTTCATTTTATGTGCGAAATTTAGCTGTAAATTTTTTTATAAACTTAACCAAACCTGAATTGTTTTGTTATACAAAATTAGTTTTGAAAAAAGCGGTAATTACTTATTAGCGAAAAATAAACAACTTTATAAAATACCAACAAATTTACTGTTGATTAGTATTATTTAAATCGCCCTATAAATCAGCAATTTATTTTTTTGCAAAACTAAGATTTGTTAATATGTTTTTACTACTTGCTGCAACGCCAACTATTGCGTAATCAAAAATTCTACTTTTGTTCAATCAAGTATAAAGGTATTAAAAATGAAAATAGCAATTGGTGCAGATCATGCAGGATATTACTTAAAAGAACAATTAATACCTGTATTACAACGATTAAATTTTGAAATAGTTGATGCAGGTACCCACTCAGCCGAAAGCGTAGATTATCCCGATTTTGCTCATCCGGTTGCTAAGTCAGTTGAAGAAAAGGAATGTACGTTCGGTATACTTATTTGTGGGAGTGGAAATGGTGTAAATATTACAGCCAATAAACACCAAGGTATTCGTTCTGCTTTATGTTGGAATGTTGAAATTTCGAAATTAGCACGACAGCATAACGATGCAAATATTATTGCTTTACCTGCACGTTATATTAGTTTTGAAGAAGCTTCCGAAATGGTCGAAGTATTTATTTCTACTCCTTTTGAAGGCGGTCGACACAGTAAGCGCGTTGATAAAATTTCGTGTTAAATAACAGAATGTCAACCATGAAAACCGAAAGTAAATTTTTTGAAGCAATTGAATCTATTGCATTTAATAAAGAACACAAAGCTTTGCTTCAGCAAAAATTAAGTACTTGTGTAAATCATACAACAATTGCTAAAGCTTTTTATTCAGACCTGGAACTTGCCAGGACAAGAGCGGCCTTTTTAAAAAGCAAAACCCTAGATAATTTAGATAAATATTTAATTGAGTTTGAAAGTAATTTTATAAAACGTGGAGCTAAGGTTATTTGGGCACAAGATAAAGATGAAGCAATAAAGGAAATAGCCAAATTAATTGAAAAAAAGTCAGCAAAAGTTATTGCAAAAAACAGGGCCCTTATTGCTGAAGAAATAGATATAGCAAATCAACTCCAAATTAATAATACTAAGTGCGTTGAAAGTGACATTGGAAATTATATACAAAAACTCGCTGGAGAAGTTAGTTATCACCCAATTTTTCCAACCCTACATCAAAGTCAAAAAAACATTGCCCAATTAATTAATAGTGAACTAACTTCCGAAAATTCAAGCAATTCGCGCGATATTGCGGCTTTAATTTGTTTAAAAATAAAGCAACAACTCAAAGAAGCTGAAATAGCGCTTATGGGAGTTAATTTTTTGATTGCAGATACTGGTTCAGCTGTAATTATTGAAAATGAAGCAAACTCAGCCCAACTTGCCTCGCTCACAAAAACCCAAGTGTTTTTAGCAGGAATTGAAGATATTATCCCTTCTATTAATGAACTGGATTTATTTATACACTTGTACGGTACATACAGCAATGGTAGTGCTTCATATCCTTATACGCACATTATTTCGGGACAAAAGCAAAACGACGAAACCACCGGACCCGATGATGTATATGTTGTTTTAATTGATAATGGAAGAAGCGATGTTTTAGCGCAAACAAATCAACGAAGTGCTTTAAGCTGTTTACGTTGTGGAGCTTGTTACAATGTTTGTCCGGTGTACAGAACAATTGGAGGACATGCGTATCAAACCGTTTACAATGGACCCATTGGCGCTGTTATAACACCCTTAATGCAAGGACGAGAAGAATATAAATATTTAAGCTATGCCACAGTAAGTTCCCAGGAACTAATAGCGGCATGCCCGGTAAAAATTGATTGTGCTAAATTAGTACAACACAACCGTACCGAATCTATTAAACTAGCACCTCCGGGTAAAACGGAAAAATTATCTATTTTCTTCTGGAAAACAGCCATGCTAAAACGAAGCAATATGGATAAAGGAGGAGCAAAATTAAAGAACTTTATGATGCGTCAATTCTATAAAAAGTCATGGGGCGATAGGCGCGAAATGCCCCAGGTAGCAACAAAATCTTTTAATCAGCTTTGGCGCGAAAGAAAAGGAATAAAATAAATTTAGGCTGATTCATTTTTTGCTTTGATGTTGAAACTATAAAAAAACCCAATCGAACAGATTGGGTTTTTTGTTGAGGTCTCGAGCGGATTTGAACCGCTGTACAAGGTTTTGCAGACCTCTGCCTAACCGCTCGGCCACGAGACCAATTATTTTTGAGCCTGCGAATTTAAAAATTAATATTGATATCGGCAGAGTAGGACTGAATAAATCGTATAAAAGCAAAAAATAATCAATAGTTAAGCTAGCTTAATTATCAATCAACACGGTAACTCGGTCTACATTGCCATTCATAGGAGGATTTAATTTTGAAACAGCAACAATTAATTTATCAATGGTTTTATAATGGCGCATAATGGCATCATAGATGCGCTTTCCAACATGCTCAAGCAATTTTGATCGAATCGCCATTTGCTTTTTTACAATATCGTAAATTACTACATAATCAATTGTTTTAGCAAGAATGTCGGTGGAGGAAGCAGCACTAAAATTATAATCAATTGTAATATCAACTGAATAGTTTGCACCAATTTTTGCTTCCTCTTCCATGCAGCCATGGTAGCAATAAAGTTTAATTCCTTCAATAACAATTTGTCCCATCTTATTTTTTTAATCCAGTTAATGCCGAATTCAATCGCGCCAATACTTCCGATTTTCCTAATAGTTCAACCATATCAAACAAAACCGGACCGCCTCCAACACCACTTAAACACACCCTAAATAATTGCATCACGGCACCTGGTGAAATTCCACACTTTTCAGCTGTTTCTTTAAATAGCTTTTCGGTTTCACTAGCACTAAAATCAGCACAAGCAGAAAATGCTTCATGAAGTGTTTTAATAAAACCTTCAGAGGCCTCATTCCAGCGTTTCTTAATTACTTCTTGGTCATACTCTGTTGGAGCAACAAAAAAGTACTTTCCCGACTCCCAAAACTCTTCAACAAAATGTGATTTTTCTTTCACTAATTTACATACCCCCTCCACATAAGGCGTGGTAAACTGCTGTGATGACAAGTTAACCGCCTCGAGATGTTTTTGTAAAAGCGGAGAAAATAAATTCGCCAACTCGCTATCGGTTTTTTGCGCAAATATTGTTGGTTAAACCACTTTGTTTTTTCAGGATCAAACTTCGCTCCCGATTTATTCACTCTTTCAAAACTGAACGCTTCAATTAATTCAGTCATTGAAAAAATCTCTTGGGTTGTTCCCGGATTCCATCCCAACATCGCAAGCATATTTGCGAAAGCCTCCGGAAAAAAACCACTTTCCTTGTAACCAATATATTGCTCACCGGTACTTGGATCATTCCAATTTAATGGAAACATGGGCAATCCGGATTTATCACGTTTCGATAATTTTCCATTCCCGTCCGGTTTTAAAATCAATGGCAAATGGGCCAATTGTGGCATTTTATCTTCCCATCCTAAATATCTATAAATAAGTATGTGCGCCGGAGCCGATGGTAACCACTCCTCCCCTCTTACTGCATGCGAAATCTCCATAAGGAAATCGTCAACAATGTGTGCCAAGTGATAGGTAGGCATGCCATCGCTTTTTAGTAAAACCTTATCATCTACCTGCGACGAATTAACCAGCACCCATCCGCGAATAATATCGTGAAAACGAATTTCCTCATTCCTAGGAACCTTTAATCGAATTACAAAAGGAACCTTGTTTTGCATCAGTTTATTAACCTCGTCTTCGCTTAACGTAAGTGAATTGCGCATACTTTGACGCGAAACAGAATTGTATTGTGGTGCAGCAACTTTAGCAGCCTCTAAACGTTTGCGCATTGCGTCCAACTCTTCGGCAGTATCAAATGCATAATAAGCGTGTCCGCTTTTCACCAATTGATCGGCATACTGCTGATAAATTCCTTTTTCTTTACGCTCGCTTTGGCGGTAAGGAGCATGTGGTCCTCCTACACCTACACCCTCGTCTATTTTAATTCCGGTCCATTGTAAAGCGGCAATAATATACTCCTCGGCACCTTTAACAAAGCGGGTTTGATCAGTATCTTCTATTCGAAGCAAAAAATCGCCTCCGTGTTTTTTAGC containing:
- a CDS encoding Omp28-related outer membrane protein, whose amino-acid sequence is MKKIILLLAIGSIAVLGCKKTIDNEIVVADPILGCTDPNSLNYKADATQDDGTCQYIEQKNRAILLDFSETWCPPCGAYGGPSFDSCLYMENSVITAMKVYESSSPASMNSSLSAAFMSDYQVTGVPDFYVNGTGLYAGGGVAASTASNYNSVKNKANAFANQTVLAGINLQKSIDGSNMNISSKVLFYQAQPAGKAYHLAVYVVEDKIIASQKVSTASGTITNTNYVHRNLLRAGNAATYKGVKINTTAAIEANKRFDNTFTIALNSAWNKANLKVIGVLWEVPATGKPTVVNTVLAK
- a CDS encoding response regulator produces the protein MSKTNILIVEDESIVAKDIAQSLKKLGYNVIETASSGEAAVIIAEEKKPDLVLMDIMLKGEMSGIDAANIIHEKSNIPVIFLTAYADESTLSKAKISEPYGYIIKPFKEIDLHSNIEMALYKHQKAIDLKKERDFLYSLVEGQDNTPNMLFIKSNSKLLKVQTKDVYYVEALKDYVIVNTLNGRFTIHSTMKDIEAKLPAKEFVRVHRSFIVRIDKIISIEQPYLIIEHEKKPIPIGDSHKEELMSRLNLL
- a CDS encoding PAS domain S-box protein, encoding MDDLLLIVLFVFNVITLISVFVLLINRRIKEQRQKLEEEKYRSLFSKSNDAILIVKNGIISETNDRLLELFNYSEEKLLGEDPRILSPETQPDGANSKDGNWLKRKLALNGEPQLFYWKYSKSNGEQFDAEVSLSGFVYDEDEIVQAIIRDITERTQNETKLRESEEQYRLLFENNPLPMWISERKSLKFVNVNKAAILHYGYSKEEFLSMSLLDIRPKENKVETVDFLSNKSESEATSNMYFSGVWKHVKKDGSIVDVEVSRGKMLVNNVQFNLSIINDITEKKQVERSLKKSEESFRMLAENAADIVFRFELGPHPHFSYVSPVVSDKTGYTPQDFYADPLLILRIIGEEEAATILKIANDFDNERRLVYELQHKPTLAGLTRKDGEKIWIETVVKFIFNERREWIAVEGISRDVTERKQLERELEESELGYKMLFENSPDGVFIHIDGTVIFANPTGLELLGISNLSEIDGKTFFNFLLPEYHVAVKERMARVKEGNIADFEEYEIVNIKGKRFEIEAKSIPIQFRGKPAVQLVVHNLSEKKQVERERLRAQIVEESNVVLHKEVAERIKAQRELQESEKYIKNIINSSLDMIIASDENSLITEFNNAAQITFGFASFEVIGKPVSMLYANNGEYDKVTFQINSIGLFTGEILNKKKSGELFTSFLTASKIFSEEGELIGFVGVSRDVTEVHKAQEKLRQSEELYRDLFENTTELIQSVSSEGKILYVNSAWKEALEYSDQEVNDKNIVAFIHPGSLEHCEKTMKQVFLGEKVESTQFSFVTRTGKVLVVDGNISAKRNKDGQVIASRGIFRDITEQKMAEEKMRLSEERYRSIYDQAFLGIARIDLKGTYIQANQRMCEMLGYTEEELVRKSVFDVSLDEEKGEKQQIFANLVNGSLSNYRGERKYIKKNGDTVFCNITTSVVASANGAPEYVISICEDITEKKKIQEKINEQAAKINAIFDSSSHLIWSVDKNISLTSFNKNYSDALYSMYGVSAQIPDIKDGPKIKFATDEYHEFWDKKYNEAFKGIPQQFETQLIDKNGKLVIREIFLNPIYKNETEIGEISGIAHDITEKKLAEKQMKESLQEKEVLLKEVHHRVKNNLQVISSIINLQSNYIKDKYTLEMMRELQNRIKSMSFIHEALYQTSAFSSINFSEYIITLTQNLIHSYRIYSGLVELKHDVDSILLNLDTSIPCGLIVNELVSNALKYAFPQNRKGEVWVRLKETPTAILLTVSDNGVGLPENFDFRNSDSLGLQLVTSLVEQINGEIFCENKIGTKFTVTFKSGIIKKTSDVKN
- the nadA gene encoding quinolinate synthase NadA, coding for MNSAEVIKKGFLDKEVDVSLDLFAEIEKLKKEKNAVILAHYYQHADIQDIADYIGDSLGLSQQAAKTKAAIIVFAGVHFMAETAKILSPTKKVLLPDLKAGCSLADSCTAEAFSEFKAQHPDHLVISYVNCSAQIKALTDIVCTSTNAVQIVESLPTSQKIIFAPDKNLGNYINKKTGRNMLLWNGACMVHEIFSLQKILKLKLIHPEAKLIAHPECEASLLEIADFIGSTTALLKYTINQTHQEFIVATEAGIIHQMQKSSPKKTFIPAPPNNSCACNDCPHMKLNTLEKVYTCLKYETPEINMDETLIKKAEGSIHRMLEISEKLGL
- the rpiB gene encoding ribose 5-phosphate isomerase B; translation: MKIAIGADHAGYYLKEQLIPVLQRLNFEIVDAGTHSAESVDYPDFAHPVAKSVEEKECTFGILICGSGNGVNITANKHQGIRSALCWNVEISKLARQHNDANIIALPARYISFEEASEMVEVFISTPFEGGRHSKRVDKISC